A genomic region of Arcobacter sp. LA11 contains the following coding sequences:
- a CDS encoding response regulator transcription factor, protein MKIFLLEDDYSLNRLITDALEKRGFFVTSSEDGYDAMTQVLNTQYDLYILDINVPGFNGHDVLKEIRKIYIDLPVIIVSAQLDIDNISKAYDLGCNDYLKKPFELEELILHIKYHIKTILQNDIDKDIIDLGFGFNFHMKDQTLYKHDHEITLTQKEKLLLTLFINNLDKTVTSEMIHEYVWDNKEMEAVSMRSMIHKLQKKLKNGMIVNIRGVGYRFISKSI, encoded by the coding sequence ATGAAAATATTCTTACTAGAAGATGATTATTCATTAAATAGATTAATTACTGATGCCTTAGAAAAAAGAGGTTTTTTTGTTACTAGCTCAGAAGATGGCTATGACGCAATGACCCAAGTTTTAAATACCCAATATGATTTATATATTCTAGATATAAATGTTCCAGGATTCAACGGACATGATGTACTAAAAGAGATAAGAAAAATATATATTGACTTACCAGTAATTATCGTAAGTGCCCAACTTGATATTGACAATATATCAAAGGCATATGATTTGGGTTGTAATGATTATCTAAAAAAACCTTTTGAATTAGAAGAGCTTATTTTACATATAAAATATCATATCAAGACAATCCTTCAAAATGATATAGATAAGGATATCATTGATTTAGGTTTTGGATTTAATTTTCATATGAAAGACCAAACTTTATACAAACACGACCACGAAATAACACTAACCCAAAAAGAAAAACTTCTTCTAACTCTTTTTATAAACAATCTAGATAAAACAGTCACTTCAGAAATGATTCACGAATACGTATGGGATAATAAAGAGATGGAAGCAGTCAGTATGAGAAGTATGATTCATAAACTACAAAAAAAATTAAAAAATGGAATGATTGTAAATATTAGAGGTGTTGGGTATAGATTTATTTCTAAGAGTATTTAG
- a CDS encoding hybrid sensor histidine kinase/response regulator: MNKKYTILIVDDKIENLQYLDKILKNQSYDIRATTHGLMALKAAKVNIPDLILLDIKMPDIDGYELCALIKKEKELKDIPIIFISALDNIEDKVRAFEEGGVDYITKPFEPKEILARVKTQLDIYESKLTIANLLEQQDLFVKKIMHEMNTPVSIISLNTELIEQNTGPSKQIEAIKASTKTLSSIYGDLSYKIKKESREYKISKINLLSFISSRVIFFDELANTKDIHIHLEYNEDIEVFINKYELERVIDNTISNAIKYSKESSEIIIFFGIEDEKTIISIQDFGIGLEDTDLIFEAYYQQSNKKMGLGLGLNIVKEICDKYNIKIEVESEKNIGTTFTFDINSIEKREL; encoded by the coding sequence ATGAATAAAAAATATACTATATTAATAGTTGATGATAAAATTGAGAATCTTCAATACTTAGATAAAATACTAAAAAATCAAAGTTATGATATAAGAGCAACTACTCATGGCTTGATGGCATTGAAAGCTGCAAAAGTAAATATACCTGACCTTATTTTACTAGATATAAAAATGCCAGATATAGATGGTTATGAATTATGTGCCTTAATTAAAAAAGAGAAAGAACTTAAAGATATTCCTATTATATTTATTTCTGCACTAGATAATATAGAAGATAAAGTAAGAGCCTTTGAAGAAGGTGGAGTCGATTATATTACAAAACCCTTTGAACCAAAAGAGATACTTGCTAGAGTAAAAACTCAACTTGATATTTATGAAAGTAAACTAACAATCGCAAACTTACTTGAACAACAAGATTTATTTGTGAAAAAAATCATGCATGAAATGAATACTCCAGTTTCTATTATCTCTTTAAATACTGAACTAATCGAACAAAACACTGGACCCTCAAAACAAATAGAAGCTATAAAAGCCTCTACAAAAACTCTTTCTTCTATATATGGAGATTTATCTTACAAAATAAAAAAAGAGAGCCGTGAATACAAAATCTCAAAAATAAATCTACTAAGTTTTATTAGCTCAAGAGTTATCTTTTTTGATGAACTAGCAAATACAAAAGATATTCATATTCATCTTGAATATAATGAAGATATTGAAGTATTCATCAATAAGTATGAATTAGAAAGAGTCATTGATAATACAATTAGCAATGCAATAAAATATAGTAAAGAATCTTCTGAAATCATTATATTTTTTGGAATAGAAGATGAAAAGACTATTATTTCAATACAAGACTTTGGAATAGGATTAGAAGATACAGACTTGATATTTGAAGCATACTATCAACAATCAAATAAAAAAATGGGATTAGGTTTAGGATTAAATATAGTAAAAGAGATTTGTGATAAATATAATATAAAAATAGAAGTTGAAAGTGAAAAGAACATAGGAACTACATTTACTTTTGATATAAATTCAATTGAGAAAAGAGAATTATGA